Proteins encoded within one genomic window of Schaalia sp. HMT-172:
- a CDS encoding metal-sensitive transcriptional regulator gives MTTRKQVVNRLKRARGQLDSLIDHIESGDANCRDVLIQFAAVNSAMKRASYLAVATIMSQCAIEDADHENDDALAPEAVESLVKTGSMTLDELEELFLRLA, from the coding sequence ATGACGACGCGCAAGCAGGTCGTGAACCGCCTGAAGCGCGCCCGCGGGCAGCTCGACAGCCTCATCGACCACATCGAGAGCGGGGACGCGAATTGCCGTGACGTGCTCATCCAGTTCGCGGCCGTCAACTCCGCGATGAAGCGCGCCAGCTACCTTGCTGTCGCGACGATCATGTCCCAGTGCGCGATCGAGGACGCCGACCATGAAAACGATGATGCGCTGGCGCCCGAAGCGGTAGAATCTCTTGTTAAAACCGGCAGCATGACGCTCGACGAGCTCGAAGAATTGTTCCTCCGGCTGGCCTAA
- a CDS encoding FAD-dependent oxidoreductase, with protein sequence MRVVVVGGVAGGMSAAARLRRRDEGAEIIVLERSKYVSFANCGLPYYVGGEIEDPAKLLLHTPQTLKAALNLDVRINSEVTAINPGAHSVQVTDTETGEAYTLTYDHLILSPGAVAARPPADGLDSPRVHTLRTVDDALALREASGTRAVVLGAGFIGIEATEALVHRGFETHLVEYAEHVLPPLEVEMASLVTRELRALGVRVHTGVAAQSIAHGDDRDSVTLSDGTLLSADVIVLSTGVRPDTGVAEAAGIETRGGYILVDDRGRTSAGDVYAVGDATVGCDHDRPVALAGPANRGGRLVADVIADAEHGEATARPIPSPQGTAIVRIGSLTAAMTGANRQALDASGAQYFTVHTHANQHAGYFPGAQPVHILMHIGTDGAILGAQAVGADGADRRIDVIATAMRAGLKAPDLIDLDLAYAPPYGQAKDPVNQTGMVAHNVMTGELVLTGPDALTEDMPVLDVRTPGEYAAGHMPNSLNIPHTQLRDRLDEVRTWVDEKVGERPFVVMCAAGVRSWIGYRIVRAAGFNVTMLSGGIQTLRAWLGDKAEAVLVTGEGHA encoded by the coding sequence ATGCGAGTAGTAGTCGTCGGAGGAGTCGCCGGTGGCATGAGCGCGGCGGCACGCCTGCGCAGGCGCGACGAGGGCGCCGAGATCATCGTGCTGGAGCGCAGCAAATACGTGTCTTTCGCGAACTGCGGGCTCCCGTACTACGTCGGCGGCGAGATCGAAGACCCCGCCAAACTCCTCCTCCACACCCCGCAAACCCTCAAGGCCGCACTCAACTTGGACGTGCGCATCAACTCCGAGGTCACGGCGATCAACCCGGGCGCGCACAGCGTCCAGGTCACCGATACTGAGACCGGCGAGGCTTACACGCTCACCTACGACCACCTGATCCTCTCCCCGGGAGCCGTCGCCGCCCGGCCCCCGGCCGACGGCCTCGACTCCCCGCGCGTGCACACGCTGCGCACGGTCGACGACGCCCTCGCCCTGCGCGAGGCCTCGGGTACCCGAGCGGTCGTGCTCGGCGCCGGTTTCATCGGCATCGAGGCCACCGAGGCCCTCGTGCACAGAGGCTTCGAGACCCACCTCGTGGAGTACGCCGAGCACGTCCTGCCGCCTCTCGAGGTCGAGATGGCCTCGCTGGTTACCCGCGAGCTTCGCGCCCTAGGCGTGCGCGTCCACACCGGTGTCGCCGCCCAGTCCATCGCCCACGGCGACGACCGCGACTCCGTGACCCTGTCCGACGGCACCTTGTTGAGCGCCGACGTCATCGTCCTGTCGACCGGAGTGCGCCCCGACACGGGCGTCGCCGAGGCGGCCGGCATCGAGACCAGGGGAGGCTACATCCTCGTCGACGACCGCGGGCGAACGAGCGCAGGCGACGTGTACGCCGTCGGCGACGCCACGGTTGGCTGCGACCACGACCGCCCCGTCGCCCTGGCCGGTCCCGCGAACCGCGGCGGACGCCTCGTCGCAGACGTGATCGCCGACGCCGAACACGGCGAGGCCACCGCGCGCCCGATTCCGAGCCCCCAGGGCACGGCCATTGTACGGATCGGGAGCCTCACCGCCGCCATGACCGGCGCTAACCGCCAGGCCCTCGACGCCTCGGGCGCGCAGTACTTCACGGTACACACGCATGCCAACCAGCACGCGGGCTATTTCCCCGGAGCGCAGCCCGTGCACATCCTCATGCACATCGGCACCGACGGAGCGATCCTCGGCGCGCAGGCCGTGGGCGCCGACGGCGCGGACCGGCGCATCGACGTCATCGCAACCGCCATGCGAGCTGGCCTGAAGGCGCCGGACCTTATCGACCTGGACCTCGCCTACGCGCCGCCCTACGGCCAGGCCAAGGACCCCGTCAACCAGACCGGCATGGTCGCCCACAACGTGATGACCGGCGAGCTCGTCCTCACCGGCCCGGACGCCCTCACGGAGGATATGCCGGTCCTCGACGTGCGCACGCCTGGCGAGTACGCGGCCGGGCACATGCCCAACTCCCTCAACATCCCGCACACCCAGCTGCGCGACCGCTTGGACGAGGTCCGCACCTGGGTCGATGAGAAGGTCGGCGAGCGACCCTTCGTCGTCATGTGCGCCGCGGGCGTCCGTTCGTGGATCGGCTACCGCATTGTGCGCGCGGCGGGCTTCAACGTCACCATGCTCTCGGGCGGCATCCAGACCCTGCGTGCGTGGCTCGGAGACAAGGCCGAGGCCGTGCTGGTCACGGGGGAGGGGCACGCATGA
- a CDS encoding YhgE/Pip domain-containing protein, which translates to MRTMWAIYRADLRRARRSLIASVVTFGLVVIPSLFAWFNVAASWDPFGNTRSLRIAIANTDEGYKSDLVPLHLNIGDQVVSALRKNERFDWVIATEDQAVEGTRSGEFYAAIVIPAEFSKDMLTFFDGEATSAPMTYYVNDKKNGISPKIANQGAEAVSAQVNQIFTQTLAEVALDTASSIGDVLSSPTAVSTVSALDTRVQTVASRLRTAADSAQSYSSLAGSSLAMIDSTSTLVAGVGSARSTATNAQASASSGAGGLAASATAAVASVSDAIDSSRSSLDSLSAAVESVYSSGQTSASDAASSLRSQADALDTHAASYESIESTLAQLPGSPVSQASLDRLQGAADRLHTLATNLRSAASDLDDKSANAATNHDSVNGLIADARSAINDLSSDYDTNLKPQLDSLAGTLSSAQTSLSSVRSSLETATSTASDGAGSARERLSGLRDSLTSAASELREAADKMDSLHSSLSEALEGGDLSTLRTVIGNNPEALAAALAAPVGVDTVPVFPVANFGSQMAPLYSILALWVGSILMVVSMRSDVTDSNVVEGLAEDDPLRASLTAKPLRLATGFLGRYLIFGTIALAQATLVGLGDLYFLKVQHAHPLEFMGTLWLTAVVFSFLMYTFIATFGNAGKALGVLLLVLQISGAGGAFPLAILPSFFSSVSPFLPATHAITALRASIAGYSGHEYGDAMWFLASFILFAAFLGLALRPLLVCKNRRMVEKLEATKLL; encoded by the coding sequence GTGAGAACCATGTGGGCCATCTACCGTGCCGACCTGCGTCGCGCGCGCCGCTCGCTCATCGCGAGCGTCGTGACCTTCGGGCTCGTCGTCATCCCCTCCCTGTTTGCCTGGTTCAACGTCGCGGCCTCGTGGGATCCTTTTGGCAATACGCGGTCCCTGCGCATCGCGATCGCGAACACGGACGAGGGCTACAAGTCCGACCTCGTGCCGCTGCATCTCAACATCGGCGACCAGGTCGTCTCGGCTCTGCGTAAAAACGAGCGCTTCGACTGGGTGATCGCCACGGAGGATCAGGCCGTCGAGGGGACGCGTTCGGGCGAGTTTTACGCAGCCATCGTTATCCCCGCAGAGTTTTCGAAGGACATGCTGACTTTCTTCGACGGGGAGGCGACGAGCGCCCCGATGACCTACTACGTTAACGACAAGAAGAACGGCATCAGCCCCAAGATCGCCAATCAGGGGGCCGAGGCCGTGAGCGCCCAGGTGAATCAGATCTTCACTCAGACGCTGGCCGAAGTCGCGCTCGATACGGCCTCTTCCATCGGGGATGTCCTGTCGTCGCCGACCGCGGTGAGCACCGTGTCCGCGCTGGATACGCGCGTGCAGACGGTCGCGTCGCGTCTACGCACGGCAGCCGATTCCGCGCAGTCCTACTCGTCCTTGGCCGGCTCGTCGCTGGCCATGATTGATTCGACGAGTACGCTCGTGGCGGGTGTGGGCAGCGCGAGGTCTACCGCGACCAACGCCCAGGCGAGCGCGAGCAGCGGCGCGGGCGGGCTCGCGGCCTCCGCGACGGCAGCCGTGGCCTCCGTGTCGGACGCTATCGACTCGTCGAGGAGCTCGCTCGATTCGTTGTCGGCGGCGGTGGAGAGCGTGTACTCCTCGGGCCAGACGAGCGCCTCGGATGCGGCTTCGTCCTTGCGTTCCCAGGCGGACGCCTTGGACACGCACGCCGCCTCCTACGAGTCGATCGAGTCGACGCTGGCTCAGCTGCCCGGTTCGCCCGTCTCGCAGGCCTCCCTCGACCGGCTTCAGGGCGCGGCCGACCGCCTGCACACGTTGGCGACGAACCTTCGTAGCGCTGCCAGCGACCTTGACGATAAGTCGGCGAACGCGGCCACCAACCACGACTCCGTGAACGGTCTGATCGCGGATGCTCGCTCGGCCATCAACGACTTGTCGAGCGACTACGACACCAACCTGAAGCCGCAGCTCGACTCCCTGGCGGGGACCCTGTCCTCGGCGCAGACGTCCCTGTCGTCGGTGCGTTCCTCGCTTGAGACGGCAACGTCCACCGCGTCGGATGGGGCCGGGAGCGCGCGAGAGAGGCTGAGCGGCCTGCGTGACAGCTTGACGTCGGCGGCCTCGGAGCTGCGCGAGGCCGCGGACAAGATGGACTCCCTGCACTCGTCGCTCAGTGAGGCCCTGGAGGGTGGGGACCTGTCGACTCTTCGCACGGTCATCGGGAATAATCCCGAGGCGCTGGCGGCCGCTCTCGCGGCGCCCGTCGGCGTGGATACTGTCCCGGTGTTCCCCGTGGCGAACTTCGGCTCCCAGATGGCGCCCCTGTACTCGATACTGGCCCTGTGGGTCGGCTCTATCCTCATGGTCGTGTCCATGCGTTCGGACGTGACGGATTCCAACGTCGTGGAGGGGCTGGCCGAGGACGACCCGTTGCGCGCCTCGCTCACGGCGAAGCCGCTTCGACTGGCGACGGGATTCTTGGGGCGCTACCTGATTTTCGGGACGATCGCGTTGGCCCAGGCGACCCTGGTGGGGCTGGGGGACCTGTACTTCCTGAAGGTCCAACATGCTCACCCGCTGGAGTTTATGGGGACCTTGTGGCTGACGGCCGTCGTGTTCTCCTTCCTGATGTACACGTTCATCGCGACGTTCGGGAACGCGGGCAAGGCCTTGGGCGTGCTGCTCCTCGTCCTGCAGATTTCGGGCGCCGGGGGAGCGTTCCCGCTGGCGATCCTGCCGTCTTTCTTCTCGTCGGTGTCGCCGTTCTTGCCGGCCACGCACGCGATCACGGCGCTGCGTGCGTCGATCGCCGGGTATTCGGGCCACGAGTACGGGGACGCCATGTGGTTCCTGGCTTCCTTCATCCTGTTCGCCGCGTTCCTGGGGCTGGCGCTGCGTCCGCTGCTGGTGTGCAAGAATCGGCGCATGGTGGAGAAGTTGGAGGCGACGAAGCTGCTGTGA
- a CDS encoding YhgE/Pip domain-containing protein, producing MRGSVRIFRRDLARLVSVPVAWIVIVGVAFVPALYAWFNIVGFWDPYSHTSHIRVAVANEDEGATKDKLGTVNVGAMLETQLKQNDQLGWHFVSADEARAEVERGDSYAAFVIPATFSRDLTGIVDGTYVQPNIQYYVNEKNNAVAPKITGAGATALDRQINSTFVSTVAKVLSEKASEAGVSLADQADQAESDLTASLGEASSKLASASSSLDGMGTTIDSAKASVSSARTTLTELDSAAADLSSSLDQADELVTDARSSLADFSGQMGGVLDGLSSKTSSAMAGLSADAGSMDGVVQGASGRIDGLLSEGTSINDSLGSVLSELNAAGVGNLPVAGSALSDLSSQNSALSTALSDLTTLNSDLSTTSTSISTALSSASSAASSVQTSVSNARAGVSGQVPTLSSALDDFSSASSSMRGSLDTLRGQRDQVSSLLDQLDSLLDDAKKSTSTSATNVSAIKSDLETVSTDISSVASSNTLRALSDTLGTNAESIASFMASPTSIETQAVYPVASYGSAMAPLFTNLSLWIGAFSLVLLLKLDVDEEGIGPTSSAAKYMGRWMLLAFFGVIQALVVSIGDLVIGVQTVSRPAFVGTAIVISLVFTSIVYMLSTCFQHIGKGLCVIIMVVQIPGSAGLYPIEMLPSFFRFLHPLFPFTYGINALREIVGGFYGHTYLSCLAVLGAEALVAFAIGLALRPFLVNLNAMITRDLSSSGLFLAEATRVPSSRYRLTQIVAALADHEGFQRSVSARAARFERRYPWIRRAAIVIGVLVPVILAVLSVTNAAEVPVVLGAWIVWVLLVITFLIGLQYVREALDRQQLLGAMEEGDVRSLLTRRVQGARSRIALGAAAVSASISSALEASLAHYDAEHGDDVTGEAVDEDSPRSADTARSPQGKTTDGPAPGLVDTPDGAEDEEDAK from the coding sequence GTGCGAGGTTCCGTCAGGATTTTTCGTCGTGATCTTGCGAGGCTGGTGAGTGTTCCGGTCGCCTGGATTGTCATCGTTGGTGTGGCGTTCGTGCCTGCGCTCTACGCGTGGTTCAACATCGTGGGGTTTTGGGATCCGTACTCACACACCTCCCACATTCGCGTGGCCGTGGCCAACGAGGACGAGGGTGCGACCAAGGACAAGCTCGGCACGGTGAACGTTGGTGCGATGTTGGAGACGCAGCTGAAGCAAAACGATCAGCTGGGTTGGCACTTCGTGAGCGCCGATGAGGCGCGCGCAGAGGTCGAGCGCGGTGACTCCTACGCTGCGTTCGTCATACCGGCCACCTTCTCGCGTGACCTGACGGGCATCGTTGATGGCACGTATGTCCAGCCGAACATCCAGTACTACGTCAACGAGAAGAATAACGCGGTGGCCCCGAAGATCACGGGGGCGGGCGCGACGGCGCTGGACCGCCAGATCAACTCGACCTTCGTGTCCACGGTCGCGAAGGTGCTCTCTGAGAAGGCGTCCGAGGCCGGGGTGAGTCTCGCGGACCAGGCTGACCAGGCAGAATCGGACCTGACGGCGTCGCTGGGGGAGGCCTCGTCGAAGCTGGCGAGCGCGTCGAGCAGCCTGGACGGCATGGGCACGACGATCGACTCGGCGAAGGCGTCGGTGTCCTCGGCCCGCACGACCCTGACGGAGTTGGACTCGGCGGCCGCGGATCTGTCCTCGTCCCTTGACCAGGCCGATGAGCTGGTGACCGATGCGCGTTCCTCCCTGGCGGACTTCTCGGGCCAGATGGGCGGGGTCCTCGACGGGCTCTCCTCCAAGACGTCGAGCGCGATGGCCGGCCTGTCGGCCGACGCGGGGAGCATGGACGGCGTCGTGCAGGGGGCGTCGGGCAGGATCGACGGGCTCCTGTCGGAGGGCACGTCGATCAATGACTCTCTTGGATCCGTCCTGTCCGAGCTGAACGCGGCAGGGGTGGGCAACCTTCCCGTCGCGGGCAGCGCCCTGAGCGACCTGAGCAGCCAGAACAGCGCGCTGTCTACTGCCCTGAGCGACTTGACGACCCTGAACTCTGACCTGTCCACCACGTCGACCTCGATCTCGACGGCGCTCTCGTCGGCCTCGAGCGCCGCCTCGTCCGTGCAGACCTCCGTGTCGAACGCGCGCGCGGGGGTTTCTGGCCAGGTCCCGACCCTGTCGAGCGCCCTGGACGATTTCTCGAGTGCCTCGTCGTCGATGCGCGGCTCCCTGGATACCCTGCGCGGCCAGCGCGATCAGGTCTCGAGCCTGCTCGATCAGCTCGATTCTCTCCTGGATGACGCGAAGAAGTCGACGTCGACCAGCGCGACCAACGTCAGCGCCATCAAGTCGGACCTGGAGACGGTGTCGACGGACATCTCGTCGGTGGCCTCCTCGAATACGCTGCGCGCCCTGTCAGACACCCTGGGGACCAACGCCGAATCGATCGCGTCCTTCATGGCGTCGCCGACCTCGATTGAGACCCAGGCGGTGTACCCGGTGGCCTCCTACGGCTCGGCGATGGCTCCGCTGTTCACGAACCTGTCCCTGTGGATCGGCGCGTTTTCGCTCGTCCTCCTCCTCAAGCTCGACGTGGATGAAGAGGGCATCGGCCCGACATCGTCGGCCGCCAAGTACATGGGCCGGTGGATGCTGCTCGCCTTCTTCGGGGTCATCCAGGCGCTCGTCGTGTCGATCGGTGACCTTGTCATCGGCGTCCAGACGGTGTCGCGCCCGGCCTTCGTGGGGACAGCTATCGTTATTTCGCTGGTGTTCACCTCGATCGTCTACATGCTCTCGACGTGCTTCCAGCACATCGGCAAGGGCCTGTGCGTCATCATCATGGTCGTGCAGATTCCCGGCTCGGCCGGCCTGTATCCGATCGAGATGCTGCCCTCCTTCTTCCGGTTCCTGCATCCACTGTTCCCCTTCACCTATGGCATTAATGCGCTGCGTGAAATCGTCGGGGGATTCTACGGGCACACCTACCTCTCCTGCCTGGCGGTTCTCGGTGCCGAGGCGTTGGTCGCCTTCGCGATTGGCCTGGCGCTGCGCCCGTTCTTGGTGAACCTGAACGCGATGATCACTCGCGACCTGTCCTCCTCCGGTCTCTTCCTGGCCGAGGCGACGCGCGTGCCCTCCAGCCGCTACCGGCTGACGCAGATCGTGGCGGCCCTGGCGGACCACGAGGGCTTCCAGCGTTCGGTGTCCGCGCGTGCCGCGCGCTTTGAGCGCCGCTATCCGTGGATTCGCCGAGCGGCGATCGTTATCGGTGTCCTCGTGCCGGTGATTCTCGCGGTCCTGTCGGTGACGAACGCCGCCGAAGTGCCGGTCGTGCTGGGCGCCTGGATCGTGTGGGTCCTCCTCGTCATTACGTTCCTGATCGGCTTGCAGTACGTGCGCGAGGCCTTGGATCGCCAGCAGCTCCTGGGCGCGATGGAAGAGGGCGACGTCCGGTCCTTGCTGACCCGCCGCGTGCAGGGGGCCCGCTCGCGGATCGCGCTCGGTGCGGCCGCCGTGAGCGCGTCGATTTCCTCGGCCCTGGAGGCCTCCCTCGCTCACTACGACGCCGAGCACGGCGATGATGTCACTGGGGAAGCCGTGGACGAGGACTCCCCGCGCTCTGCCGACACCGCGCGTTCCCCGCAAGGAAAGACGACCGACGGCCCCGCCCCCGGCCTCGTTGATACACCTGACGGTGCCGAGGACGAGGAGGACGCGAAGTGA
- the smpB gene encoding SsrA-binding protein SmpB, which translates to MPKEWKKPKPTEGQRAKAASDAKKTIARNKKARHDYTIEDTWEAGLALMGTEVKALRMGRASLVDAWVEINGGEAWLYGANIPLYSQGSWTNHAPTRKRKLLLHRAEINRMQDRVAAKGYTIVPLELYFIGGRVKVEVALAKGKQEWDKRQALREKQDQREAERAMRRYVKQARR; encoded by the coding sequence ATGCCCAAGGAATGGAAGAAGCCCAAGCCGACGGAGGGCCAGCGCGCCAAGGCTGCCTCCGACGCGAAGAAGACGATCGCCCGTAACAAGAAGGCGCGCCATGACTACACGATCGAGGATACGTGGGAGGCCGGCCTGGCCCTCATGGGCACCGAGGTGAAGGCGCTGCGCATGGGCCGCGCGTCCCTCGTGGACGCCTGGGTTGAGATCAACGGGGGAGAGGCGTGGCTGTACGGTGCCAACATCCCCCTGTACTCGCAGGGCTCGTGGACGAACCACGCCCCCACGCGCAAGCGCAAGCTGTTGCTGCACCGCGCGGAGATTAACCGCATGCAGGATCGGGTGGCCGCGAAGGGCTACACGATCGTGCCCCTGGAGCTGTACTTCATCGGCGGGCGCGTCAAGGTTGAGGTCGCGTTGGCAAAGGGCAAGCAGGAGTGGGATAAGCGTCAGGCGCTGCGCGAGAAGCAGGATCAGCGCGAGGCCGAGCGAGCGATGCGCCGCTACGTGAAGCAGGCCCGCAGGTAG
- a CDS encoding peptidoglycan DD-metalloendopeptidase family protein, with the protein MARSPRRSRTAALRLGALALALASLTAMSQALPARADDDRESAANAAAEAQATVNALQSQLEGIDASLAQVFIDLQNLNAQIPGAQAAYDAAVADYDNKSREHTTILGELSAAQGEQARIDDSLSAATTQASDAQAAIGELVRRKYREGNVDPVAVALTAGGTESITERAAAADMALRTENQTMTSALDVSSSQRTQSTRQGAITERISDLEDKAAQAETEAQSAKDDADSKLTELNKLKEDASAKQSQWDSQKDQVQASLDQAEADYQARSSELAAIDEANRATGASYVSASGFRNPLDIPIVVTSPFGMRYHPVLGVMKGHSGTDMAADCGTIIRAVASGYVNAVSADVSAGNYVDINHGIVGGNSVITEYLHMQAQYVSPGQYVNAGDALGEVGSTGYATGCHLHFGVLQNGSYVEPMDYL; encoded by the coding sequence ATGGCACGTTCTCCTCGTCGTTCCCGCACAGCCGCCCTGCGACTGGGTGCCCTGGCTCTTGCGCTCGCCTCGCTCACCGCGATGAGTCAGGCGCTCCCCGCTCGCGCGGATGATGATCGAGAGTCCGCGGCGAACGCCGCCGCTGAGGCCCAGGCCACGGTCAACGCCCTGCAGTCCCAGCTGGAGGGTATCGACGCGTCGCTGGCGCAGGTCTTCATCGATCTGCAGAACCTCAACGCTCAGATTCCGGGCGCGCAGGCCGCCTACGATGCAGCGGTGGCCGACTATGACAATAAGTCCCGCGAACACACAACGATCCTGGGCGAGCTGAGCGCCGCACAGGGCGAACAAGCACGCATCGACGACTCGCTCAGCGCCGCCACCACCCAGGCCAGCGACGCGCAGGCGGCCATCGGGGAGCTGGTGCGCCGCAAGTACCGCGAAGGCAACGTGGATCCGGTCGCAGTGGCCCTGACGGCCGGCGGGACCGAGTCCATTACCGAACGCGCCGCGGCCGCCGATATGGCGCTGCGCACGGAGAACCAGACCATGACCTCGGCGCTGGACGTGTCCTCCTCCCAGCGCACGCAGTCCACGCGTCAGGGCGCGATCACGGAGCGCATCTCCGACCTCGAGGACAAGGCCGCGCAGGCGGAGACCGAGGCGCAGTCCGCGAAGGACGACGCCGACTCCAAGCTCACCGAGCTCAACAAGCTGAAGGAGGACGCCTCGGCTAAGCAGTCCCAGTGGGATTCGCAGAAGGACCAGGTGCAGGCCTCGCTCGACCAGGCGGAGGCCGACTATCAGGCTCGCAGCTCCGAGCTGGCGGCCATCGACGAGGCAAACCGCGCCACGGGCGCCTCCTACGTGTCGGCCTCGGGCTTCCGTAACCCCCTCGACATCCCGATCGTGGTCACCAGCCCCTTCGGCATGCGCTACCACCCGGTCCTCGGCGTCATGAAGGGCCACTCCGGCACTGACATGGCCGCCGACTGCGGCACGATCATCCGCGCGGTGGCTTCGGGCTACGTCAACGCCGTGTCGGCGGACGTGTCGGCCGGCAACTACGTGGACATCAACCACGGCATCGTCGGCGGCAATTCCGTCATCACCGAGTACCTGCACATGCAGGCCCAGTACGTGTCCCCGGGGCAGTACGTGAACGCGGGCGACGCGCTCGGCGAGGTCGGGTCGACCGGCTACGCGACGGGCTGTCACCTGCATTTTGGTGTTCTTCAGAACGGAAGTTATGTTGAACCGATGGATTATTTGTAA
- the ftsX gene encoding permease-like cell division protein FtsX — MKLRFILSEVGKGLSRNRAMSVAVILVTFVSLLFVGIAGLTQMQVSKMKSEWYDKIEVTIYMCAINDAAPNCNATEASDAQIDAVRQKLASAEMTPYVANVYEETKEEAYENFQRLNGNNALTQWTTPDMLQFAFRIKLVNPEQYSVIKEEFSGTAGVSEVRDQREVVEPLFRVLGAARTAALGLGAIMVVAAILLISTTIRLSAMSREQETQIMRYVGASNLFIQAPFMIEGALAALVGAAFAIASLFAGVHFVVQGWMAPSFRWTNFIGMGEVAIMTPILVLAAVALAVIASAFSLAKYTKA, encoded by the coding sequence GTGAAGCTTCGTTTTATTCTGTCCGAGGTCGGCAAGGGCCTGTCGCGTAACCGCGCGATGAGCGTCGCCGTCATCCTCGTGACCTTCGTGTCCCTGCTTTTCGTGGGCATCGCCGGCCTGACGCAGATGCAGGTGTCCAAGATGAAGTCGGAGTGGTACGACAAGATCGAGGTCACGATCTACATGTGTGCCATCAACGACGCCGCCCCGAACTGCAACGCGACCGAGGCGAGCGACGCGCAGATCGACGCGGTGCGCCAGAAGCTGGCCTCCGCCGAGATGACACCCTACGTCGCCAACGTGTACGAGGAGACGAAGGAAGAGGCCTACGAGAACTTCCAGCGCCTCAACGGCAACAACGCGCTCACGCAGTGGACCACGCCGGACATGCTCCAGTTCGCTTTCCGTATCAAGCTGGTCAACCCCGAGCAGTACTCGGTGATCAAGGAGGAATTCTCCGGGACCGCCGGCGTGTCCGAGGTGCGCGATCAGCGTGAGGTCGTCGAGCCGCTCTTCCGCGTGCTGGGAGCCGCCCGCACGGCGGCCCTGGGCCTCGGCGCGATCATGGTCGTCGCGGCGATCCTGCTGATCTCGACGACGATTCGCCTGAGCGCGATGAGCCGTGAGCAAGAAACTCAAATCATGCGTTACGTGGGCGCGTCGAACCTGTTCATTCAGGCGCCCTTTATGATCGAGGGGGCGCTCGCCGCGCTGGTGGGCGCGGCCTTCGCGATCGCCTCGTTGTTCGCGGGCGTGCATTTCGTCGTCCAGGGGTGGATGGCTCCGTCCTTCCGCTGGACGAACTTTATTGGCATGGGCGAGGTGGCGATCATGACGCCGATCCTGGTCCTGGCGGCGGTGGCGCTGGCGGTAATCGCCTCGGCGTTCTCGCTCGCGAAGTACACGAAGGCGTGA
- the ftsE gene encoding cell division ATP-binding protein FtsE: MIRFDDVTMVYTPGAQPALDHVSLEVEREEFVFLVGKSGSGKSTFLQLVMREMKATSGKVWVLGKDVSKLSTWAVPKLRRQIGTVFQDFRLLPSKTVYENVALAMQVIGKPRHAIETAVPDALDLVGLSGKESRLPHELSGGEEQRVAIARAMVNRPELLLADEPTGNLDPETSLGIMRLLDRINRSGTTVVMATHDADIVNQMRKRVIELEAGDVIRDQNRGVYGAGR; this comes from the coding sequence ATGATTCGTTTTGATGATGTCACCATGGTGTACACGCCAGGTGCCCAGCCCGCGCTGGATCACGTCTCGCTGGAGGTGGAGCGCGAAGAATTCGTGTTCCTCGTCGGCAAGTCGGGTTCCGGCAAGTCCACGTTCCTGCAGCTCGTCATGCGCGAAATGAAGGCGACGAGCGGCAAGGTGTGGGTGCTCGGCAAGGACGTGTCCAAGCTGTCCACGTGGGCGGTTCCCAAGCTGCGCCGCCAAATCGGCACGGTGTTCCAGGACTTCCGCCTGCTGCCCTCCAAGACGGTCTACGAGAACGTCGCCCTGGCCATGCAGGTCATCGGCAAGCCGCGCCACGCGATCGAGACGGCCGTCCCGGACGCCTTGGATCTGGTGGGCCTGTCCGGCAAGGAATCGCGCCTGCCGCACGAGCTGTCCGGCGGCGAGGAGCAGCGCGTCGCGATCGCGCGCGCCATGGTCAACCGCCCCGAGCTGCTGCTCGCGGACGAGCCCACCGGCAACCTCGACCCCGAGACGTCGCTGGGCATCATGCGCCTGCTTGACCGAATCAACCGCTCGGGTACGACCGTCGTCATGGCCACCCACGACGCGGACATTGTGAACCAGATGCGTAAGCGAGTCATCGAGCTTGAGGCCGGCGACGTCATCCGAGACCAGAACCGCGGCGTCTACGGGGCCGGGAGGTAA